From Aegilops tauschii subsp. strangulata cultivar AL8/78 chromosome 5, Aet v6.0, whole genome shotgun sequence:
GCGGCCGGCGTCCGGGGCGCCATCGTGTGCACGGGgagcgtggcgtgcgtgcagggCGGGTTCGGCCCGGCCTCCTACACGGCGTCCAAGCACGCGCTGCTGGGCCTGGTGCGCGCCGCGGCGGGCGAGCTCGGGCGGCACGGCGTGCGCGTCAACCTCGTGTCCCCCGGCGGCGTGGCCACGCCGCTCAGCTGCGCGGTGGTGGGCGTGGGCGCCGAGGAGATGGAGGCCATGACGGAGGCCCACAACGTGCTGCGCGGGAAGGTGCTGCGCGCGGCCGACGTGGCGGAGGCGGCGCTGTTCCTCGCGTCTGACCAGGCGGGCTTCATCAGCGGCCACAACCTCGTCGTCGACGGCGCCACCACCGCCGTCAACCCCGCCGTGCTGCGCTCCATCGGGCTGTGATCTGCGCCGCACGTCCATCGTCTCATGCATCAGCTCTCTTGATCTGTTCATACTACAGCTACA
This genomic window contains:
- the LOC109755501 gene encoding short-chain dehydrogenase reductase 3b, encoding MSRPRLDGKVAIVTGGASGIGEAAARLFAASGATVVIADIQDALGEAVAASIAESGACCTYARCDVTDEAQVEATVAAAVAAHGRLDVMLSNAGVLLPTGPVTEMDLSALDRVMAVNFRGAAACVKHAARAMVAAGVRGAIVCTGSVACVQGGFGPASYTASKHALLGLVRAAAGELGRHGVRVNLVSPGGVATPLSCAVVGVGAEEMEAMTEAHNVLRGKVLRAADVAEAALFLASDQAGFISGHNLVVDGATTAVNPAVLRSIGL